A genomic window from Carassius carassius chromosome 29, fCarCar2.1, whole genome shotgun sequence includes:
- the LOC132109906 gene encoding eukaryotic peptide chain release factor subunit 1-like: protein MADDPSAADRNVEIWKIKKLIKSLEAARGNGTSMISLIIPPKDQISRVAKMLADEFGTASNIKSRVNRLSVLGAITSVQQRLKLYNKVPHNGLVVYCGTIVTEEGKEKKVNIDFEPFKPINTSLYLCDNKFHTEALTALLSDDSKFGFIVIDGSGALFGTLQGNTREVLHKFTVDLPKKHGRGGQSALRFARLRMEKRHNYVRKVAETAVQLFVSNDKVNVAGLVLAGSADFKTELSQSDMFDPRLQAKVLKLVDISYGGENGFNQAIELSAEVLSNVKFIQEKKLIGRYFDEISQDTGKYCFGVEDTLKALEMGAAEILIVYENLDTMRYVLRLHGAEVNGLENDEKIIHLTPEQEKDKSHFIDKETGQEHELIECMPLLEWFANSYKKFGATLEIVTDKSQEGSQFVKGFGGIGGILRYRVDFQGLEYQAEDEEFFDLDDY, encoded by the exons TAATGGGACCAGCATGATCTCGCTCATCATTCCTCCTAAAGATCAGATCTCCAGAGTGGCCAAGATGTTGGCGGATGAGTTCGGTACAGCGTCAAACATCAAGAGTCGAGTGAACCGGCTGTCAGTGCTGGGAGCCATTACTTCAGTCCAGCAGAGACTCAAACTCTACAACAAAG TGCCCCATAACGGTCTGGTGGTTTACTGTGGCACCATAGTGACAGAAGAAGGCAAAGAGAAGAAAGTCAACATTGACTTTGAGCCGTTCAAACCCATCAACACCTCTCTGTACCTCTGTGATAACAAGTTCCACACCGAG GCTCTGACGGCGTTATTGTCAGACGACAGTAAGTTTGGATTCATAGTCATTGATGGAAGTGGAGCTCTGTTCGGGACTCTGCAGGGAAACACCAGAGAAGTGCTGCACAAATTCACTGTGGACCTGCCCAAAAAACACG GAAGAGGCGGCCAGTCTGCGCTGCGTTTCGCTCGGTTAAGGATGGAGAAGAGACATAATTACGTGAGGAAGGTGGCAGAGACGGCCGTGCAGCTCTTCGTGTCCAATGATAAGGTCAACGTGGCTGGACTGGTGCTGGCCGGATCCGCAGATTTCAAGACCGAGCTCAGCCAATCAGACATGTTCGACCCG AGATTACAGGCGAAAGTGTTGAAGCTGGTCGACATCTCTTACGGAGGAGAAAACGGCTTCAATCAGGCCATCGAACTGTCCGCTGAGGTCCTGTCCAACGTCAAGTTCATACAAGAGAAAAAATTAATAG GGCGATACTTTGATGAGATCAGTCAGGACACGGGGAAGTATTGTTTCGGTGTGGAGGACACACTGAAGGCGCTGGAAATGGGAGCTGCTGAAATTCTCATTGTCTATGAAAACTTGGACACGATGAGATATGTCCTGAGATTGCACGGCGCGGAGGTCAACGGCTTGGAGAACG ATGAGAAAATCATTCATTTGACCCCAGAACAAGAGAAGGACAAATCACACTTCATAGacaaagag ACGGGTCAGGAACACGAGCTCATCGAGTGCATGCCGCTGCTGGAGTGGTTCGCCAACAGCTATAAGAAGTTCGGAGCGACTCTGGAGATCGTGACGGATAAAAGTCAAGAGGGATCGCAGTTCGTCAAGGGTTTCGGAGGAATCGGAG GTATTTTGCGGTACCGAGTGGATTTCCAGGGGTTGGAATACCAGGCAGAAGATGAGGAGTTTTTTGATTTGGATGACTACTAG